The proteins below come from a single Chryseobacterium nepalense genomic window:
- a CDS encoding exodeoxyribonuclease III, whose translation MRLITYNVNGIRAAFTKDFLGWLKSADPDIICIQESKAGNDQIDIESLEKLGYHSYWHSAVKKGYSGVGIASKIKPNHVEYGCGIESYDNEGRIIRADFDGFSAISVYVPSASNIERLDFKMQFCYDFLEYIKNLKKEIPNLIISGDFNICHEAIDIHNPIGLKNVSGFLPMEREWMTNFINECELIDSFRFFNNEPDHYTWWSYRQNSRERNKGWRLDYNFTSYTLKDKLTRAVILKEAVHSDHCPALVEISL comes from the coding sequence TTGAGATTAATCACTTATAACGTTAATGGAATACGGGCTGCTTTCACCAAAGATTTTTTAGGATGGCTGAAATCTGCAGATCCTGATATCATCTGTATTCAGGAAAGCAAAGCCGGAAACGATCAGATTGATATCGAAAGCCTCGAAAAGCTGGGCTATCACAGTTACTGGCATTCGGCTGTTAAAAAAGGCTACAGCGGGGTTGGAATAGCTTCTAAAATAAAGCCCAATCACGTGGAATACGGCTGCGGTATTGAAAGCTATGATAACGAAGGAAGGATAATCCGTGCTGATTTTGACGGGTTTTCTGCAATTTCCGTTTATGTTCCGTCTGCTTCCAATATCGAAAGGCTGGATTTTAAAATGCAGTTCTGCTATGACTTTTTAGAATATATTAAAAATTTAAAGAAGGAAATTCCCAACCTTATTATTTCAGGCGATTTTAATATCTGTCATGAAGCTATTGACATTCACAATCCAATCGGATTAAAGAATGTTTCCGGATTCTTACCGATGGAAAGAGAATGGATGACGAATTTCATCAATGAATGCGAGCTGATTGACAGCTTCAGGTTTTTTAACAATGAACCTGATCATTACACATGGTGGAGCTACCGGCAAAATTCAAGAGAACGGAATAAAGGCTGGAGGCTGGATTATAATTTTACTTCCTATACTTTAAAAGATAAGCTTACCAGAGCTGTTATATTAAAGGAAGCAGTACATTCCGATCATTGTCCTGCACTTGTGGAAATCAGTTTATAG
- a CDS encoding PglZ domain-containing protein, producing the protein MSEKILWIDDEIDLLKPHIVFLEKKGYQVTPVNNVNEALELMDSEKFALTLIDENMPGISGLEAIPMIKDKDNSLKIVMVTKSEEEHIMEEAIGSQIADYILKPVNPNQILLSLKKNLQQDNLVEQKTILQYQQEFRNLSMELSYLRTYQEWAEYYKKILNWEIKFDKVTDNEFADLLQSQKEEANIQFAKFIENNYEDWLHDSDKPIMSHTLFKEKVKPEVEKEKVLLLMVDNLRYDQWKVIEPLFTKYYNKISEDYYYSILPTATQYARNSFFAGLMPSEIEKRFPDKWFNDNEEGNKNEYERDFLEDQMKRIGLGSKSMKYLKVLNADFERKIYDDFNQHKNNDLLVIVYNFIDILSHAKTDNHIVDQLIRDDKTFRSLTLNWFENSSLMKIIKVAAENGFKLVITTDHGTVYVKKPSKVVGDRETSTNIRYKTGKSLTYDSSHVWAITNPEKLFLPKGNLSSKYIFAKNNIFLAYPKNYNHFVNYYKETYQHGGISLEECIIPISILEPK; encoded by the coding sequence ATGTCGGAAAAGATATTATGGATAGATGATGAAATTGATCTCCTTAAACCTCACATTGTATTCCTTGAAAAAAAGGGCTATCAGGTAACCCCTGTAAACAATGTTAATGAGGCTTTGGAGCTGATGGATTCTGAAAAATTCGCATTAACGCTAATTGATGAAAATATGCCCGGAATCTCCGGACTTGAAGCTATTCCTATGATTAAGGATAAAGATAATTCCTTAAAAATAGTAATGGTAACCAAAAGTGAAGAAGAACACATTATGGAGGAGGCTATCGGATCACAGATTGCAGATTATATTCTCAAACCAGTGAATCCCAACCAGATTTTGCTTTCTCTAAAGAAAAATCTTCAACAGGACAATCTTGTGGAACAGAAGACGATTCTTCAGTACCAGCAGGAATTTAGGAATCTTTCGATGGAACTCTCTTACCTGAGAACCTATCAGGAATGGGCAGAATATTATAAGAAAATTTTAAATTGGGAAATTAAATTCGATAAGGTTACAGACAATGAATTTGCGGATCTTTTACAATCGCAGAAAGAAGAAGCGAATATCCAGTTTGCCAAGTTTATCGAAAACAACTACGAAGATTGGCTCCACGACTCTGACAAACCGATCATGAGCCATACGCTTTTTAAAGAAAAAGTAAAGCCTGAAGTAGAAAAGGAAAAAGTTCTGCTGTTGATGGTTGACAATCTGCGTTATGATCAGTGGAAGGTAATTGAGCCGTTATTTACTAAATATTACAACAAGATTTCTGAGGACTATTATTACAGTATTCTTCCTACGGCGACCCAGTATGCGAGAAATTCATTTTTTGCAGGGCTTATGCCTTCAGAAATTGAAAAACGTTTCCCCGATAAATGGTTTAACGATAACGAAGAAGGAAATAAAAATGAATATGAACGTGATTTCCTAGAAGACCAGATGAAAAGGATTGGCCTTGGCTCCAAGTCCATGAAATATCTTAAAGTCCTGAATGCAGATTTTGAGCGAAAGATTTATGATGATTTTAACCAGCATAAAAACAATGACCTTTTAGTGATCGTGTATAATTTCATTGATATTCTTTCTCATGCGAAAACAGACAACCATATTGTTGATCAATTGATCCGTGATGATAAGACCTTCAGATCACTTACTTTAAACTGGTTTGAAAATTCTTCATTGATGAAAATTATTAAAGTTGCAGCTGAAAACGGATTTAAACTTGTGATAACCACGGACCACGGAACGGTTTACGTTAAAAAACCAAGCAAGGTTGTGGGTGACAGAGAAACTTCAACCAACATCCGTTATAAGACAGGAAAAAGCTTAACATACGACAGCAGTCATGTATGGGCTATTACCAATCCTGAAAAATTATTTTTACCAAAAGGAAATTTAAGCTCAAAGTATATTTTTGCCAAGAATAATATCTTCCTTGCCTATCCTAAAAATTACAATCATTTTGTGAATTATTACAAAGAGACTTATCAGCACGGAGGAATTTCACTGGAAGAGTGCATTATCCCGATCAGCATTCTGGAACCTAAATAG
- a CDS encoding HD domain-containing protein: MQNKLKIINDPVHGFIRIPHEILFDIIEHPYFQRLRRIGQTGLLNLIFPGATHTRFHHALGAMHLMFTALETLKQKGVKISENEEKGAMLAILMHDIGHGPFSHALESMLMDDWHHETLSLLLMNRLNVEFEGALSCAIEMFQGRYHRKFFNQLISSQLDVDRLDYLKRDSFFTGVSEGSINTQRIISMMNVCEEGELVIDAKGVYSIENFLTARMFMYWQVYYHKTSALAEFLLVKILERAKYLVSQGIDLPAGDNLKYFLYREKSAATDEDVKRFTQLDDNDIIHAMKLWQNAEDHILSYWCKCIIQRNIPRTIISSHPFEQEFIKEKIKKTNDFFGIDNGEELVHEIKRKLLPYDTEKQPIYLLQKSGKKIRLEESEDQLLSGLMINKTQRYILMYPRDI, from the coding sequence ATGCAGAATAAACTCAAAATCATTAATGATCCGGTTCACGGTTTTATCAGAATCCCACACGAAATCTTATTTGATATTATTGAGCATCCTTATTTTCAGCGGTTAAGAAGAATCGGGCAAACGGGCCTTCTGAATCTTATTTTTCCGGGAGCAACGCATACAAGATTTCATCATGCACTGGGAGCGATGCATCTCATGTTCACAGCACTTGAAACATTGAAACAAAAAGGTGTGAAAATATCAGAAAATGAAGAAAAAGGAGCAATGCTGGCAATTTTAATGCACGATATCGGTCACGGCCCTTTCTCTCATGCTTTAGAGAGTATGCTGATGGACGACTGGCATCACGAGACGCTGTCACTGCTGTTGATGAATCGACTGAATGTTGAGTTTGAAGGAGCGCTTTCCTGCGCTATTGAGATGTTTCAGGGAAGATATCACCGGAAATTTTTCAATCAGCTGATTTCTTCGCAGTTGGATGTAGACAGGCTTGATTATCTGAAACGCGACAGCTTTTTTACAGGAGTTTCGGAAGGCAGTATCAATACCCAGCGCATCATTTCCATGATGAATGTTTGTGAGGAGGGAGAATTGGTAATTGATGCAAAAGGAGTATATTCTATAGAAAATTTTTTAACAGCCAGAATGTTCATGTACTGGCAGGTATATTATCATAAAACATCGGCGCTTGCTGAATTTTTACTGGTGAAAATTCTGGAGCGCGCCAAATATCTTGTTTCTCAGGGAATAGATCTTCCTGCCGGAGATAATCTCAAATATTTCCTTTATCGTGAAAAAAGTGCAGCTACTGATGAAGACGTAAAACGATTTACTCAGCTGGACGATAATGATATTATTCATGCAATGAAACTGTGGCAGAATGCAGAAGATCATATATTGTCATATTGGTGCAAATGTATCATACAGAGGAACATTCCCAGAACAATTATCTCATCACATCCTTTTGAACAGGAATTCATTAAAGAAAAAATAAAAAAAACCAATGATTTTTTCGGAATTGATAATGGAGAAGAGCTTGTTCATGAAATTAAAAGAAAACTTCTGCCTTATGATACAGAAAAACAGCCTATTTATCTCCTTCAGAAAAGCGGAAAAAAAATAAGACTTGAAGAGTCGGAAGATCAGCTTTTATCAGGACTTATGATAAATAAGACCCAACGCTATATTCTCATGTATCCAAGGGATATTTAG
- the lpxD gene encoding UDP-3-O-(3-hydroxymyristoyl)glucosamine N-acyltransferase translates to MEFTASQIASFIDGKIIGDESALITGVSPIESGETGHLSFIAQDRFTHYLDTSKCSVIIVSESLITKDSYNSTIISVKDAYLSFQILMNLYQEMQGKKEGIENGSSIHETAVIGDKAYIGAFTYVSEKAKIGEGSQIYPHVYIGKGVKIGKNCKIDSGARIYDYCIIGDNCVIHSNTVIGGDGFGFQPTPEGFKKIPQLGNVIIEDDVEIGSNCSIDRATIGSTVIGKGTKIDNLIQIAHNVKIGKNNVIAAQAGIAGSTTIGDWNQIGGQVGIVGHIKIGSQVKIQAQSGVNSSVNDKETLYGSPAINYNDYLRNYIHFRNFTEIVNRIKNLENNSKD, encoded by the coding sequence ATGGAATTTACAGCTTCGCAAATTGCAAGTTTTATTGACGGAAAAATAATAGGTGACGAAAGTGCACTTATTACTGGAGTTTCACCTATTGAAAGCGGGGAAACAGGACATCTTTCTTTTATAGCACAAGATAGATTTACGCATTATTTGGATACCTCAAAGTGCTCCGTTATCATTGTTTCAGAAAGTCTTATTACAAAAGATTCTTATAATTCTACCATTATATCGGTGAAAGATGCCTATCTTTCTTTTCAGATACTCATGAACCTTTATCAGGAAATGCAGGGAAAAAAAGAAGGTATAGAGAATGGCTCTTCAATCCATGAAACGGCAGTAATCGGTGATAAAGCCTATATCGGGGCTTTTACCTATGTTTCAGAGAAAGCAAAAATAGGGGAAGGATCTCAGATCTACCCTCATGTTTATATAGGGAAGGGGGTAAAAATCGGTAAAAACTGCAAAATAGACAGCGGCGCCAGAATTTATGACTACTGCATCATCGGGGACAACTGTGTGATTCACTCCAATACGGTAATAGGTGGAGATGGATTTGGTTTCCAGCCGACACCTGAAGGATTTAAAAAAATTCCGCAGTTGGGGAATGTAATCATTGAAGATGATGTGGAAATAGGATCAAACTGTAGTATTGACCGCGCAACCATCGGATCTACCGTTATAGGAAAAGGTACAAAAATAGACAATCTGATTCAGATTGCACATAATGTAAAGATCGGTAAAAATAATGTAATTGCTGCACAGGCCGGTATTGCAGGCTCTACAACCATTGGCGACTGGAACCAGATCGGCGGCCAGGTAGGTATCGTAGGTCATATTAAAATAGGAAGTCAGGTGAAAATTCAGGCCCAGAGTGGCGTAAATTCCAGCGTTAATGATAAAGAAACGTTGTACGGCTCACCGGCAATTAATTATAATGATTATCTGAGAAACTACATTCATTTCAGAAACTTTACTGAAATTGTTAATAGAATAAAAAATCTTGAGAATAACTCAAAAGATTAA
- a CDS encoding bifunctional UDP-3-O-[3-hydroxymyristoyl] N-acetylglucosamine deacetylase/3-hydroxyacyl-ACP dehydratase has protein sequence MSDMQKTLQQEVTLSGIGLHTGKEVKLTMKPAKENTGFVFVRTDLEGHPQVEADVNYVVATERGTTLEKLGVKITTCEHLLAALVGCDIDNAILEMDASEPPILDGSSKYFVEAIESVGVVEQNIAREYLVVKEVLTYSDPATGSEITIIPSDTYEVTTMVDFGTKVLGTQNATLKNISEFKDEISSARTFSFLHELEMLLDHGLIKGGDISNAIVYVDKDLTPETTEKLKKAFGKDNVSIRPNGILDNLNLNYPNEAARHKLLDVIGDLALAGVKIKGKVIANKPGHYVNTQFAKKLNRQWKLQKKKNVPDFDLTKEPVFDINGIMRLMPHRPPFLLIDKILELSDSHVVGLKNVTMNEPFFVGHFPKEPVMPGVLQVEALAQTGGILVLASVPDPENYSTYFIKIDKVKFKRKVVPGDTIIFKIELIEPIRRGIVHMQGYGYVGDAVAVEAELMAQVAKNKVD, from the coding sequence ATGAGTGATATGCAAAAAACGCTTCAGCAAGAAGTAACACTTTCCGGGATCGGACTTCATACTGGTAAAGAAGTAAAACTGACCATGAAACCTGCCAAAGAAAATACAGGTTTTGTTTTTGTAAGAACAGACCTTGAAGGACATCCGCAGGTAGAAGCAGATGTTAATTATGTAGTAGCTACGGAAAGAGGGACAACATTAGAAAAATTAGGTGTTAAAATTACAACTTGCGAGCATCTTTTAGCCGCATTGGTAGGTTGTGATATCGATAATGCGATTCTTGAAATGGATGCTTCGGAGCCTCCGATTCTCGATGGATCTTCAAAGTATTTTGTTGAAGCGATTGAAAGTGTTGGTGTAGTTGAACAGAATATTGCAAGAGAATATCTTGTTGTAAAAGAAGTGCTTACATACAGTGATCCTGCTACGGGATCTGAAATTACCATTATCCCTTCTGATACCTACGAAGTAACAACTATGGTAGACTTTGGGACTAAGGTTCTGGGGACACAAAATGCCACTCTTAAAAATATTTCAGAATTTAAAGATGAGATTTCCTCAGCAAGAACATTCAGTTTCTTACATGAGCTGGAGATGCTGTTGGATCACGGCCTTATCAAAGGAGGTGATATATCAAACGCTATTGTATATGTAGATAAGGATCTTACGCCGGAAACCACAGAAAAGCTTAAAAAAGCCTTCGGTAAGGATAATGTTTCAATAAGACCAAACGGAATTCTTGACAATTTAAATTTAAATTATCCTAATGAAGCTGCAAGACACAAATTACTGGATGTGATTGGGGATCTGGCTTTGGCAGGAGTAAAAATAAAAGGAAAAGTTATTGCCAACAAACCGGGACATTATGTAAATACCCAGTTTGCGAAAAAACTTAACCGCCAGTGGAAACTGCAGAAAAAGAAAAATGTTCCGGACTTTGATCTTACCAAAGAACCGGTTTTTGACATCAACGGGATCATGAGGCTGATGCCGCACAGACCACCGTTTTTGCTGATTGATAAAATTCTTGAACTTTCAGATTCCCATGTTGTAGGGCTGAAAAATGTAACGATGAACGAACCATTCTTCGTAGGACATTTTCCAAAAGAGCCTGTAATGCCGGGCGTTTTACAGGTGGAAGCATTGGCACAGACAGGAGGTATTCTTGTATTGGCAAGTGTTCCAGATCCTGAAAATTACTCTACCTATTTCATAAAAATTGATAAAGTAAAATTCAAAAGAAAAGTAGTGCCGGGAGATACCATTATTTTCAAGATTGAATTGATCGAGCCGATCAGAAGAGGAATCGTCCACATGCAGGGCTACGGATATGTAGGGGATGCGGTTGCCGTAGAAGCAGAATTAATGGCTCAAGTTGCAAAAAATAAAGTTGATTAA
- the lpxA gene encoding acyl-ACP--UDP-N-acetylglucosamine O-acyltransferase — MIHQLAAVDKRAKISKNVIVEPFTTIAGDVEIGEGTWIGPNVTIMDGARIGKNCRIFPGTVISAIPQDLKFDGEDTQVIIGDETTIRECVTVNRGTKALGYTKIGTNCLIMATSHIAHDCVIGDHVIIVNGCGIAGHVEIGDYTVMGGLSAVHQFGKIGKHVMISGGTLVRKDIPPYVKVAREPMSYAGINSVGLRRRGFTNEKIFEIQKIYRAIFQMKMNVSQAISHIEKEMLPTAERDEILQFIQNSPRGIVKGYGTGKE; from the coding sequence ATGATTCATCAATTAGCAGCCGTAGATAAGCGTGCGAAAATCAGCAAAAATGTAATCGTAGAACCTTTCACTACCATTGCAGGGGACGTAGAAATAGGAGAAGGAACATGGATTGGTCCCAATGTTACCATCATGGATGGAGCAAGAATTGGTAAAAACTGCAGAATTTTCCCGGGAACCGTAATTTCAGCAATTCCTCAGGATTTGAAATTTGATGGTGAAGATACTCAGGTTATCATCGGGGATGAAACCACCATCAGAGAATGTGTTACCGTAAACCGAGGGACAAAAGCACTCGGATATACTAAAATCGGGACCAACTGTCTCATCATGGCAACATCGCATATTGCACATGACTGTGTGATAGGAGATCACGTTATCATTGTAAACGGTTGCGGGATCGCCGGACATGTAGAAATTGGTGATTATACCGTAATGGGGGGATTATCCGCAGTGCATCAGTTTGGGAAAATCGGAAAACATGTAATGATTTCCGGAGGTACACTGGTAAGAAAAGATATTCCACCTTATGTAAAAGTTGCGAGAGAGCCGATGTCTTATGCAGGAATCAATTCTGTAGGATTAAGAAGAAGAGGGTTTACTAATGAGAAGATATTTGAAATCCAGAAAATCTACAGAGCTATTTTTCAGATGAAAATGAATGTTTCCCAGGCGATTTCACATATTGAAAAAGAAATGCTTCCTACTGCAGAGAGAGATGAGATCCTTCAGTTCATCCAAAACTCTCCGAGAGGAATCGTAAAAGGCTACGGAACCGGAAAAGAGTAA
- the efp gene encoding elongation factor P, with product MATSNDIRKGLCIEYSNDIYKVIEFLHVKPGKGPAFVRTKLKSVTNGKVIDNTFSAGHKIDEVKVITRKYQYLYDDENGFHFMNNDDFSQLYLNKEMIENSNLMKAGEEVTIILKEADETPLSAELPQSVYLEVVEADPGVKGNTATNALKNAIVETGARVMVPLFIEPGDKIKVSTEDGSYLERVKE from the coding sequence ATGGCAACAAGTAACGATATCAGAAAAGGGCTTTGTATTGAGTACAGCAACGATATTTATAAAGTTATCGAATTTCTTCACGTAAAACCGGGAAAAGGTCCTGCTTTCGTTAGAACAAAGTTAAAATCTGTAACCAACGGAAAAGTAATTGATAATACTTTCTCTGCAGGTCACAAAATCGACGAAGTAAAAGTAATCACCAGAAAATATCAGTATCTTTATGATGATGAGAACGGATTCCACTTCATGAATAATGACGATTTTTCTCAGCTTTACCTGAATAAGGAAATGATTGAAAATTCAAACCTTATGAAAGCCGGTGAAGAAGTTACTATCATTCTTAAAGAAGCAGATGAAACACCTTTATCTGCAGAATTACCACAGTCTGTTTACCTTGAAGTAGTAGAGGCTGATCCTGGAGTAAAAGGTAATACAGCAACCAATGCTCTTAAAAACGCTATCGTTGAAACAGGAGCAAGAGTAATGGTTCCTTTATTTATTGAGCCGGGAGACAAAATTAAAGTAAGTACGGAAGACGGTTCTTACTTAGAAAGAGTTAAAGAATAA
- a CDS encoding UDP-3-O-(3-hydroxymyristoyl)glucosamine N-acyltransferase has translation MKFHQPQKLRTIADIIGAKFIGPEDFEVLGTNEIHMVKPGDIVFVNHPKYYDKALNSAATIILIDKEVECPEGKALLVSEDPFRDFNKINTHFTRIYNFTEELHDVEIGEGTHIHRSAVIGNNVKIGKNTLIFPNVVIGDRTVIGDNVVIQSNTVLGGDAFYYRKLDGNFDRLISVGNVVIESNVEIGNGCTIDRGVTDSTVIGEGSVLDNQIQIGHDTVIGKRCLIASQTGIAGCCIIEDEVTIWGQVGIASGLRIEKGTVLLAKAGVNRDLTKGTYFGFLAEDFRTYLKKEVKLRNLK, from the coding sequence ATGAAGTTTCATCAGCCACAAAAACTTAGAACAATTGCTGATATTATCGGAGCTAAATTCATAGGTCCTGAAGATTTTGAAGTACTGGGAACAAACGAAATTCATATGGTAAAACCAGGTGATATTGTTTTTGTAAACCATCCGAAATATTATGACAAAGCCCTGAATTCCGCAGCTACCATTATTCTTATTGATAAAGAAGTGGAATGTCCTGAAGGAAAAGCTCTTTTGGTTTCTGAAGACCCTTTCAGGGATTTTAATAAGATCAATACCCATTTTACAAGAATTTATAACTTCACGGAAGAGCTTCATGATGTTGAAATTGGTGAAGGAACGCATATTCATCGTTCGGCAGTCATAGGAAACAATGTTAAAATAGGAAAAAACACCCTTATCTTCCCGAATGTTGTGATTGGCGACAGAACAGTCATCGGCGACAATGTTGTCATTCAGTCGAATACGGTTTTAGGTGGTGATGCATTCTATTACAGAAAACTGGACGGTAACTTTGATCGTTTAATCTCTGTTGGAAATGTAGTCATTGAAAGTAACGTTGAAATTGGAAACGGATGTACAATTGACAGAGGTGTGACGGATTCTACGGTTATCGGTGAAGGTTCTGTTTTAGATAACCAGATCCAGATAGGACATGATACGGTAATCGGTAAAAGATGCCTTATTGCTTCCCAGACGGGAATTGCAGGATGCTGTATCATTGAAGATGAAGTAACCATCTGGGGACAGGTGGGGATCGCATCTGGTCTAAGAATAGAAAAAGGGACCGTTTTACTCGCAAAAGCCGGAGTGAACAGAGATTTAACTAAAGGAACATACTTTGGTTTCCTTGCAGAAGACTTCAGAACCTATCTGAAAAAAGAGGTTAAACTGAGAAATCTCAAATAA
- the sucD gene encoding succinate--CoA ligase subunit alpha encodes MSILVNKDSKVIVQGFTGNEGTFHASQMIEYGTNVVGGVTPGKGGSEHLGKPVFNTVADAVAKAGANVSIIFVPPAFAADAIMEAAEAGIKVIVCITEGIPVADMVKVKSYIADRDCRLIGPNCPGIITSEEAKIGIMPGFVFKKGKVGIVSKSGTLTYEAADQVVRAGFGISTAIGIGGDPIIGTTTREALELFINDPETEAVVMIGEIGGGLEAEAARWYKASGSTKPVVGFIAGQTAPKGRTMGHAGAIVGGAEDTAQAKMEIMRENGINVVDSPADIGVTVAKVLA; translated from the coding sequence ATGTCAATTTTAGTAAACAAAGATTCTAAAGTAATTGTACAAGGATTTACGGGGAATGAAGGTACTTTCCACGCAAGCCAGATGATCGAATACGGAACCAACGTTGTAGGTGGTGTTACTCCGGGAAAAGGAGGAAGCGAGCACCTTGGGAAACCTGTATTCAATACTGTAGCTGATGCTGTGGCAAAAGCCGGAGCAAACGTGAGTATCATTTTCGTACCCCCTGCATTTGCTGCTGATGCCATTATGGAAGCTGCCGAAGCGGGCATTAAAGTAATTGTATGTATTACCGAAGGTATTCCTGTAGCAGATATGGTGAAAGTAAAATCTTATATTGCCGACAGAGACTGCAGATTAATCGGTCCGAACTGCCCGGGAATCATTACTTCTGAAGAAGCTAAAATTGGTATTATGCCAGGTTTCGTTTTCAAAAAAGGTAAAGTAGGTATCGTTTCAAAATCCGGTACGCTTACTTATGAAGCAGCAGATCAGGTAGTAAGAGCCGGTTTTGGTATTTCTACAGCGATTGGTATCGGTGGAGATCCTATTATCGGAACTACGACCAGAGAAGCTTTGGAATTATTCATCAATGATCCTGAAACGGAAGCAGTTGTAATGATCGGAGAAATCGGTGGAGGTCTTGAAGCAGAAGCAGCAAGATGGTACAAAGCCAGCGGTTCTACAAAGCCGGTAGTAGGTTTCATTGCAGGGCAAACTGCTCCTAAAGGAAGAACAATGGGACATGCAGGTGCTATCGTTGGTGGCGCTGAAGACACAGCCCAGGCAAAGATGGAGATCATGAGAGAAAACGGTATCAATGTAGTAGATTCCCCTGCTGATATTGGTGTTACCGTGGCTAAGGTTTTAGCATAA
- a CDS encoding porin family protein, whose product MKKFLLSSALLLSVMSFAQIDFSSTRFGVSAGGNLSAVKNAHNPSGRRLTVQAGFLALIPVGSTNQFFLQPEIQYFGAGETGKDKDFKGKDGYDAVYANNYLSVPISFKAYFSEAESEFFGLIGPRFNFLIDQRTKNAPVSRPYYDPDVTVSSLPNVNGKANSFNLGIGFGVGYSYKRQLEVAARYDFGLSNTYPGLDYEPQGTTKNKSEQVLSISLNYIFR is encoded by the coding sequence ATGAAAAAATTTTTATTATCCTCCGCCTTGTTATTGTCGGTGATGTCTTTCGCACAAATAGACTTCAGCAGTACAAGATTCGGGGTGTCTGCCGGAGGTAATCTTTCGGCAGTAAAAAATGCTCACAATCCCTCAGGAAGAAGACTTACGGTACAGGCAGGATTTCTTGCTCTGATTCCTGTAGGCAGCACTAATCAGTTTTTCCTTCAGCCTGAAATACAATATTTCGGGGCAGGAGAAACAGGAAAAGATAAAGATTTTAAAGGTAAAGATGGTTATGATGCTGTCTATGCCAATAATTATCTTAGTGTACCAATCAGTTTTAAGGCCTATTTCTCCGAAGCAGAATCAGAATTCTTCGGATTGATAGGACCAAGATTTAATTTTTTGATAGATCAGCGGACAAAAAACGCTCCCGTATCAAGACCTTATTACGACCCGGATGTTACGGTATCGTCTCTGCCTAATGTCAATGGAAAAGCGAATAGCTTTAACCTTGGAATCGGCTTTGGAGTGGGCTACAGCTATAAAAGACAACTGGAAGTAGCTGCAAGATATGATTTTGGACTTTCCAATACGTATCCCGGTCTTGATTATGAACCGCAGGGAACTACTAAAAATAAATCTGAACAGGTTCTCAGTATAAGTCTGAACTATATTTTTAGATAA